The proteins below are encoded in one region of Sminthopsis crassicaudata isolate SCR6 chromosome 1, ASM4859323v1, whole genome shotgun sequence:
- the GPAA1 gene encoding glycosylphosphatidylinositol anchor attachment 1 protein — protein sequence MGLLLDSHRRRALARVLLRLNTPLCVVSYVAGVIWFLALAFSPLTQNTYISENAMGSTMVEEQFEGGEHALSYARNFIAQRRKTGNLPVAWLERTMRSVGLEVYSQSFSRTLPFPDEAHERYMVSGTNVYGILRAPRAASTESLVLIVPSSPGTLNAQAVGLLLSLAAYFRSQIYWAKDIIFLVTEHDLLGTEAWLEAYHDVNITGMQSSALQGRAGAIQAAVALELNSDVVTSLDVAVEGLNGQLPNLDLLNLFHAFCQKEALLCTLQGKLQHSDWASLGGSLHGLQTLMLMVLRQASGRPHGPHGLFLRYHVEAITLRGINSFRQYKYDMTAVGKTLEGMFRKLNNLLERLHQSYFFYLLPSLSRFVSIGLYMPAIGFLLFIPGLKALELWVKLNKVDFSPEEQLGPNHSPPQLVGQDVRGVALTPLVAPVLISQATGLALYLLPVMGQHVAAQHFPVAEAEAVVLTLLAIYVAGLALPHSTHRVVSSTPRGPDSGWMALKLLALLYLALQLGCISLFNFSLGFLLAVTMVPAAALTQPSGPRLLYALLLVLVSPGATLLGSLFLWRELQEAPLTLAEGWQLFLSALAQGVLDHHLYGALLFPLLSLGLYPCWLLFWNVLFWK from the exons ATGGGGCTCCTGCTGGATTCCCACCGGCGCCGGGCCCTGGCGCGGGTGCTCCTCCGCCTCAATACTCCCCTCTG CGTGGTGAGCTACGTGGCTGGCGTGATCTGGTTCCTGGCGCTGGCCTTTTCGCCCCTGACCCAAAATACGTACATCTCGGAGAACGCCATGGGCTCCACCATGGTGGAGGAGCAGTTTGAGGGAGGGGAGCACGCCCTGAGCTATGCCAGGAATTTCATCGCCCAACGCAGGAAGACGGG AAACCTGCCCGTGGCCTGGCTGGAGCGGACCATGCGCTCTGTGGGGCTGGAAGTCTACAGTCAGAGCTTCTCCCGAACGCTGCCCTTCCCTGACGAGGCCCACGAGCGATAT ATGGTGTCGGGTACCAACGTGTATGGCATCCTGCGAGCTCCAAGGGCAGCCAGCACCGAGTCCTTGGTGCTCATTGTGCCCTCCAGCCCCGGAACCCTCAATGCCCAGGCAGTCGGACTGCTCTTGTCCTTGGCTGCTTACTTCCGAA GTCAGATCTACTGGGCCAAAGACATCATCTTCTTGGTGACGGAGCACGACTTGCTGGGCACAGAGGCCTGGCTAGAAGCCTACCACGATGTCAACATTACTG GAATGCAGTCATCTGCACTTCAGGGCCGGGCAGGAGCCATCCAGGCAGCAGTGGCCCTGGAGCTGAACAGCGATGTGGTCACCAGCCTGGATGTAGCTGTGGAGGGCTTGAATGGGCAGCTACCTAACCTGGACCTTCTCAATCTCTTCCACGCCTTCTGCCAGAAGGAGGCTCTGCTCTGCACCCTGCAGGGGAAG CTGCAGCACTCAGACTGGGCCTCTTTGGGAGGCTCCCTGCATGGACTACAGACATTAATGCTCATGGTCCTGCGTCAGGCCTCTGGTCGCCCTCATGGTCCCCATGGGCTTTTCCTGCGCTACCATGTAGAAGCCATCACTCTACGTGGTATCAACAGCTTCCGCCAGTATAAATATGACATGACTGCTGTGGGAAA GACCTTGGAGGGGATGTTCCGCAAACTGAACAATCTTCTCGAGCGGCTGCACCAGTCCTACTTTTTCTACCTCTTGCCCTCACTGTCCCGCTTTGTTTCCATCGGTCTCTACATGCCTGCCATAGGCTTCCTACTCTTCATCCCTGGGCTGAAG GCCCTGGAGCTGTGGGTGAAGCTCAATAAGGTGGACTTCAGCCCTGAGGAGCAGTTGGGCCCTAATCACAGCCCTCCACAGCTCGTGGGACag GATGTCCGAGGTGTGGCCCTTACCCCTCTGGTAGCCCCCGTCTTGATATCTCAGGCCACTGGTCTGGCCCTATACCTCCTGCCTGTCATGGGCCAACATGTGGCTGCCCAGCACTTTCCTGTGGCCGAGGCCGAGGCCGTGGTGTTGACGCTGCTCGCCATCTATGTGGCTGGCCTGGCCTTGCCTCACAGCACGCACCG AGTGGTGAGCAGCACTCCCCGAGGCCCGGACAGTGGCTGGATGGCCCTGAAGCTCCTCGCCCTGCTCTACCTGGCGCTACAGCTGGGCTGTATCTCCCTCTTCAACTTTTCTCTGGGCTTCTTGCTGGCTGTCACCATGGTACCCGCTGCCGCCCTCACCCAGCCCAGCGGACCCAG gCTTCTATATGCGTTGTTACTGGTACTGGTGAGCCCTGGGGCCACCCTTCTAGGCAGCCTTTTCCTTTGGCGAGAGCTGCAGGAAGCCCCCTTGACACTTGCTGAGGGCTGGCAGCTGTTCCTCAGCGCTCTGGCCCAAGGCGTTCTGGACCACCACCTGTACGGCGCCCTGCTTTTCCCACTGCTCTCCCTGGGCCTTTACCCTTGCTGGTTACTCTTCTGGAATGTCCTCTTCTGGAAATAG